A stretch of Cicer arietinum cultivar CDC Frontier isolate Library 1 chromosome 5, Cicar.CDCFrontier_v2.0, whole genome shotgun sequence DNA encodes these proteins:
- the LOC101500550 gene encoding uncharacterized protein: MAGSGSSMMYSFLLFTVILSLQEMYRGKLASSELYTILGGFTSSLLFLVLLTFIGNFQETAGTRTGWGAVIIAEAVALIAASTVHRVCTTTCFLFSAVLLYEVNKLSGSAVSTSDSRTKKQSGRA; this comes from the exons ATGGCAGGGTCTGGGAGTTCCATGATGTATTCCTTTCTTCTATTCACTGTCATCCTATCACTTCAAGAAATGTACCGTGGGAAACTTGCATCATCAGAACTATACACAATACTTGGAGGGTTCACCAGTTCTCTCCTATTTCTTGTGCTTTTAACT tTCATTGGAAATTTTCAGGAAACAGCTGGTACAAGAACTGGCTGGGGTGCTG TCATAATAGCAGAAGCAGTTGCTTTGATTGCTGCAAGCACTGTCCACCGAGTATGCACCACTACATG TTTTCTGTTCTCGGCTGTATTGCTCTATGAGGTTAACAAGCTCTCCGGATCAGCTGTTTCCACAAGTGACTCCAGAACTAAAAAGCAAAGTGGGAGAGCTTAG
- the LOC101498959 gene encoding pentatricopeptide repeat-containing protein At1g77360, mitochondrial has translation MIKISDHRKNLLLKCVSFAKTLSTSEPIHDIADVTETLYKVMMSNPAVTLDTALNQTGVRVSPELVEIVLKRFENAGMSAFRFFEWAEKQRNYSHSVKAYHLMIESLAKIRQYQIMWDLVNSMRKKGMVNVETFCIIMRKYARAHKVDEAVYTFNVMDKYDTPQNLAAFNGLLSALCKSRNVRKAQEIFDSMKGRFEPDSKTYSILLAGWGKEPNLPKAREVFGEMVCAGCNPDIVTYGIMVDILCKAGRVDEAVEVLKDMDANNCRPTTFIYSVLVHTYGVENRIEDAIDTFMEMERNGVEADVVVYNALISAFCKANKIKNVHRVLKEMEKKGIAPNSRTCNVIMTSLITQGETDKAFIVFRRMIKLCEPDADTYTMLIKMFCERNETEMALKIWRYMKSKQFVPSLHTFSALINGLCAKGNVVKACILLEEMIEKGIRPSRITFGKLRQLLIKEGREDVLKFLHEKINILVKEPFYD, from the coding sequence ATGATTAAAATTTCGGACCATAGAAAAAATTTACTACTCAAATGCGTCTCATTCGCAAAAACGTTAAGCACAAGCGAACCAATTCACGACATTGCGGATGTAACTGAAACATTGTATAAGGTTATGATGTCTAATCCGGCAGTTACACTCGATACTGCTCTTAACCAAACAGGGGTTAGGGTTTCTCCTGAATTAGTGGAAATTGTTCTCAAGAGGTTTGAGAATGCCGGTATGTCGGCTTTTCGGTTCTTTGAATGGGCAGAGAAGCAGAGAAACTATTCACACAGTGTGAAAGCATATCATTTGATGATTGAATCTTTGGCGAAGATTAGACAATATCAGATTATGTGGGATCTTGTTAATTCAATGAGGAAAAAGGGTATGGTAAATGTTGAAACTTTTTGTATTATCATGAGAAAATATGCTAGGGCTCATAAGGTAGATGAAGCTGTTTATACTTTTAATGTAATGGATAAATATGATACGCCGCAGAATCTTGCTGCTTTTAATGGTTTGTTGAGTGCTTTGTGTAAGTCGAGGAATGTGAGGAAGGCTCAAGAGATTTTTGATAGTATGAAGGGTCGGTTTGAGCCGGATTCAAAGACTTATAGTATATTGCTTGCTGGGTGGGGTAAGGAGCCGAATCTTCCCAAAGCAAGAGAGGTTTTTGGGGAGATGGTTTGTGCAGGGTGCAACCCTGATATTGTTACTTATGGTATAATGGTTGACATTCTTTGTAAGGCCGGAAGGGTTGATGAAGCCGTTGAGGTTCTTAAGGATATGGATGCTAACAATTGCAGGCCCACGACTTTTATTTATAGTGTACTCGTTCATACTTATGGGGTGGAGAACCGGATCGAGGATGCTATTGATACATTCATGGAGATGGAAAGGAATGGAGTTGAGGCAGATGTTGTGGTGTATAATGCTTTGATTAGTGCTTTTTGTAAGgcgaataaaataaaaaacgtgCATCGGGTGTTAAAAGAGATGGAAAAGAAAGGCATTGCTCCCAATTCAAGGACCTGCAATGTTATCATGACCAGTTTGATTACCCAGGGAGAGACTGATAAAGCTTTTATAGTCTTCCGCCGGATGATCAAGCTGTGTGAACCAGATGCTGACACTTATACAATGCTGATAAAGATGTTTTGTGAAAGAAATGAAACGGAGATGGCTCTGAAAATATGGAGGTATATGAAGTCAAAACAGTTTGTCCCAAGCTTGCACACCTTTTCAGCTCTAATCAATGGGCTGTGTGCAAAGGGCAATGTCGTGAAAGCTTGTATTTTGCTGGAAGAGATGATAGAGAAGGGAATTCGACCATCACGTATTACATTTGGGAAGTTAAGGCAATTGCTTATAAAGGAAGGGAGAGAGGATGTGCTCAAGTTTCTgcatgagaaaataaatattcttGTTAAGGAAcctttttatgattaa